The proteins below are encoded in one region of Canis lupus familiaris isolate Mischka breed German Shepherd chromosome 21, alternate assembly UU_Cfam_GSD_1.0, whole genome shotgun sequence:
- the LOC119877342 gene encoding collagen alpha-1(I) chain-like, with product MPGTQYTLRVFVTIVIIIIYSAVRLQPPDGSQPTASTAGLRQASPTPGSQPACTAAVGLDFSVLRAPEPLKGPCTLQGGGRGAPSGTPGRAVSCGRGVEAVPAHPGRASSTPWGQDALADSHTRAAPPGTEPGAQWPLAGAGQLGARMPCIIAHLSELKAGAVRAPGQALGGRPAPPPPRPPGPYPRPGPYPPPRSYPPPPGALAPSQGPTPNQEPTPPGALAPPPRGPSASQALTAPAPRASRVGPQARPVVRSAPRAAADLRLPATRAAHEASAAAGSWSRASPSPRARRGDGDSPPRRPPLRASNSATRFKPKPAFPAPRLIGRRPRDAITSDVAAARGRWAPGLRAAPLRGGGVAARRRGNARAVSGGADPANAIVTCVVLVLGLQGVKVAPVTGVCGGLSRQPRRGPLPGLRTPGGDAGRASGAGVRLHWPLGTWPPRPPWPPGPAGGHTGVPAPRSRPPLSPAGRQEPRVWGAGVSGGGRGGEPRPAQPAALEQAACTPSARTGAAAAGLLARGGGAAPRAPRLRARPRSGTKGRRSRGAAADPPPGAVRPRAGPPGPASTCGRGPQLPPRQPAPRRRLSLGLSGIRDRVGPGRSSPPPLVGELPSQRPARGCERAARRPRVAATLLGLEPGTRWSK from the exons CCCCCGGACGGCTCACAGCCCACAGCCTCAACTGCAGGCCTACGACAGGCATCACCCACTCCCGGGAGCCAGCCAGCTTGCACGGCGGCAGTCGGCCTGGATTTCTCCGTGCTGCGCGCCCCCGAGCCCCTCAAGGGGCCCTGCACACTCcagggcggcgggcgcggggcacCCTCGGGCACCCCTGGGCGCGCTGTCAGCTGTGGCCGGGGCGTAGAGGCGGTTCCCGCCCACCCTGGCCGGGCCAGCAGCACACCCTGGGGCCAAGACGCCCTAGCTGACAGTCACACCCGGGCCGCGCCGCCTGGGACCGAGCCGGGCGCCCAGTGGCCCCTGGCGGGGGCAGGGCAGTTGGGTGCCAGGATGCCCTGCATCATCGCTCACCTCTCGGAACTGAAGGCGGGAGCAGTCAGGGCCCCCGGCCAGGCCCTCGGAGGAcgacctgcccctccccccccccgcccccccgggcccTACCCCCGCCCAGGACCCTACCCCCCACCCAGGTCTTacccgcccccgcccggggcccTAGCCCCTTCTCAAGGCCCTACCCCCAACCAGGAACCTACCCCACCAGG GGCCctagccccgcccccccggggcccTTCCGCCTCCCAGGCCCtaaccgcccccgccccccgcgcctccCGCGTCGGTCCACAAGCCCGGCCCGTCGTGCGCTCCGCTCCTCGGGCTGCCGCCGACCTGCGGCTTCCAGCGACCCGGGCAGCACACGAGGCGTCCGCGGCGGCAGGCTCCTGGTCGCGCGCGTCTCCCTCACCTCGGGCCCGCAGGGGCGACGGCGACTCTCCTCCCCGACGTCCGCCGCTCCGCGCTTCAAACTCAGCCAcaagattcaaacccaagccAGCCTTCCCAGCGCCCCGTCTCATTGGCCGCCGGCCCCGTGACGCCATCACGTCGGACGTTGCCGCGGCGCGCGGCCGCTGGGCGCCGGGACTCCGGGCCGCGCCGCTCCGCGGAGGGGGCGTGGCCGCGCGTCGCCGGGGCAACGCGCGCGCTGTTTCCGGAGGCGCCGACCCAG CTAATGCAATAGTTACTTgtgtggtgctggtgctgggtttg CAAGGTGTCAAGGTTGCACCGGTTACTGGTGTCTGCGGAGGACTTTCCCGCCAGCCCCGTCGGGGCCCGCTACCGGGTCTCCGCACACCTGGCGGGGATGCTGGCCGCGCGTCCGGCGCTGGAGTCCGTCTCCACTGGCCGCTGGGCACCTGGCCCCCGAGGCCCCCATGGCCGCCCGGCCCTGCAGGTGGGCACACGGGCGTCCCCGCGCCGCGGTCAAGGCCGCCGCTGAGCCCCGCAGGACGTCAGGAGCCCCGAGTGTGGGGCGCCGGTGTGtcggggggtgggcgggggggagagCCAAGGCCAGCGCAGCCCGCGGCGCTGGAGCAGGCCGCCTGCACGCCGTCCGCCCGCACAGGTGCCGCGGCAGCGGGGCTgctggcccggggagggggcgcggcgccccgggcgccccggcTGCGGGCTCGGCCGCGCAGCGGAACCAAAGGCCGGCGCTCGCGCGGGGCCGCGGCGGACCCGCCCCCCGGTGCGGTCCGTCCGCGCGCGGGTCCCCCAGGCCCGGCCTCGACGTGCGGCCGCGGGCCCCAGCTCCCGCCCCGCCAGCCCGCTCCGCGCCGCAG ACTGAGCCTGGGCCTGTCCGGGATCCGTGACCGCGTGGGGCCCGGCCGCAGCTCTCCGCCTCCCCTAGTTGGCGAGCTCCCCAGCCAACGGCCCGCGAGAGGCTGCGAGCGCGCGGCACGTAGACCCAGGGTCGCGGCCACCCTGCTGGGCCTCGAACCCGGAACCCGCTGGAGCAAATAG